A stretch of DNA from Anaerolineae bacterium:
CTCATTGATTTTTTCCCGGTGAGCCAGCAGTTCGTCCAACTCGCTCTGACCAATTACGTTCCGCAGGGTGGTTTGGGCAATTTGCCAGGTAGCCCGCCGATAATCTTCAACCTGGATAATGGCTTTGCCGGGATCGAGGACGCGGAAATAAACCACGGCATTAACTTTAAGGGTAACATTATCGCGGCTGATAGCCTCCTGCGAAGGAACATCCAAGGTGACCGTACGCAAGTCTACCTTGACCATGCGGTCAATAAAGGGGATAATAAAAAACAAGCCCGGCCCTTTGGCCCCCACAAATCGCCCCAGGCGGAAGATGACCCCTCGCTCGTATTCCTGCACAATTCTGATGGCCGAAAAGACAAGAAAGAGCAGAATAATGACCACGAACCCCAAACACGGTATTAAACCTAACAATGCTTCCATAGCTTGCCTCCTGAATATAATAATTTAGCGGATTTTGTGTGCTCAGTGAACCCATTTGCCGGGGTCAGGGGAACTACAGAAAAGTACGATGGCCCAAAATGGCAGGTTCGCTGAACCCTGCCTAAATTATAATCCAAGAGAGCAAAAAGACAACTACGCACGGCTATAACAAGTCCAAAATGAGTCCCCACTTTTCTTGGCCTTTATGTCC
This window harbors:
- a CDS encoding slipin family protein, with protein sequence MEALLGLIPCLGFVVIILLFLVFSAIRIVQEYERGVIFRLGRFVGAKGPGLFFIIPFIDRMVKVDLRTVTLDVPSQEAISRDNVTLKVNAVVYFRVLDPGKAIIQVEDYRRATWQIAQTTLRNVIGQSELDELLAHREKINEQLQQIIDEQTEPWGIKVSIVEIKDVELPQTMQRAMARQAEAEREKRAKIIHAEGEKGAAQQLAEAAEVIGRQPSALQLRYLQTLTEIAAEKNSTLIFPVPLDFLSAFSEWVKSSTDRAKS